A region from the Bactrocera dorsalis isolate Fly_Bdor chromosome 1, ASM2337382v1, whole genome shotgun sequence genome encodes:
- the LOC105232098 gene encoding leukocyte receptor cluster member 8 homolog, translating into MSDAIAAPLIPQLQEMQQQQQQHNGVNSNASNPQQWYSNPWYANQQYQQQYSQYYQYYMRYGLQQQQQSQQNNNAPPGFSNLVSQHTDKSLPPLPSGPPPPPPITPGNNQLQSNQKGFGGIRFNLNQQKRLANAPNPLQNSNSPMNTSTFQNNAGNSGMNATTMTNIIGSGKKKRKRNKKQNPLQQQQQAAFDAHFENLNTSQQMIGNFVNTSLPPPTIPPPISADLSKPPPPIMPYNNFNVNSGIDVNKQGETKSLTNLVSSVEAPNKKINLFNNPNDAWPESLNSYVARCYAKCSTDLDKDQVDICLKGKIMAAANRNELWTRDWDNEPVPSVHSERNNIQMQLYNQKNKQQQSPEQIQDTQNYKQQHNQSCQKQSTQQKNLKGISRSLNARLGQRNSFGGDKRTSRDSRSRSRSPQSNKYRKRSTRSRSCSPISSPRRKICRSSSSESSDRRSSDNFIPFNPSSKKTQKANSSKRSKHVKGANTKSKLPSYSSSIGGAVDDDTTRLQQRAARFSQGSKKSVISVASSPFVVSKQQKQKKLVNSLGGRMYMDIESTGGFETGLDLFDLHIVGTCRDLEKSFLRLTKAPLPSEVRPIEVLAHSLQNVKQKWRDNQDYYYACDQLKSIRQDLTVQGIRDKFTVEVYETHARIAMEKGDHEEFNQCQTQLKMLYTEVGASVNSLEFTAYRILYYIFTKNTLDTTTVLRSIKQTQRDNPAIAHALAFRSAWALGNYCKLFQLYKAAPLMAGHLIDWFIDRERKCALRTIIKTYRPSIGTDYVSNLLAFGSKEKCKEWLETFGMPMIGTESDHIDCKVAATMNI; encoded by the exons ATGTCGGACGCTATAGCTGCGCCACTAATACCTCAACTGCAAGagatgcagcaacaacaacaacaacataatggCGTTAATAGTAATGCTTCGAACCCTCAGCAATGGTATTCCAATCCTTGGTATGCTAAtcaacaataccaacaacaatatagtCAATATTATCAATACTACATGCGATATggattacaacaacagcagcagtctCAACAAAACAATAATGCACCACCTGGCTTTAGTAATTTGGTAAGTCAACATACCGATAAAAGTTTGCCACCATTACCATCTGGTCCACCGCCTCCACCGCCAATAACCCCTGGTAACAATCAGTTGCAAAGTAATCAAAAGGGTTTTGGTGGAATACGATTCAACTTGAATCAACAGAAGCGTTTAGCGAATGCTCCCAACCCGTTACAAAATTCAAATTCCCCGATGAATACTTCAACTTTCCAAAATAATGCGGGTAACAGCGGTATGAATGCTACAACCATGACCAACATAATTGGCAGcggtaaaaaaaaacgtaagcGTAATAAGAAACAGAatccgctacaacaacagcagcaggcTGCTTTCGATgctcattttgaaaatttgaatacgAGTCAACAAATGATCGGAAACTTCGTTAACACATCTTTACCACCACCTACAATTCCTCCTCCTATATCTGCAGATTTATCGAAACCGCCTCCTCCAATCATGCCGTATAATAATTTCAATGTGAATAGCGGTATTGATGTTAATAAACAGGGCGAAACAAAATCACTTACTAACCTTGTCAGTTCTGTTGAAGCTCcgaataagaaaataaatctatttaATAATCCAAATGATGCTTGGCCAGAGTCTTTAAACAGTTATGTAGCTCGTTGCTATGCTAAATGCTCTACCGATTTGGATAAAGACCAAGTTGATATATGtttgaaaggaaaaattatGGCAGCTGCTAATCGTAATGAGCTTTGGACTCGCGATTGGGACAACGAGCCAGTACCGAGTGTTCACAGTGAAAGAAACAATATCCAAATGCAACTGTACAATCAgaaaaataagcaacaacagTCACCAGAACAAATACAAGACACACAAAATTATAAACAGCAACATAATCAAAGTTGCCAGAAACAATCAACACAGCAAAAGAATTTAAAAGGTATATCACGTAGTTTAAACGCTCGACTAGGTCAACGGAACTCGTTTGGTGGCGACAAGAGGACATCAAGGGATTCTAGGAGTCGTTCACG CTCTCCACAATCAAATAAATATCGCAAGCGAAGTACTCGTTCACGTTCGTGTAGTCCCATATCAAGTCCGCGCCGCAAAATCTGTCGCAGTTCTAGTTCGGAATCTTCTGATCGGCGATCTTCCGACAATTTCATTCCTTTTAATCCCTCTAGTAAAAAGACACAAAAAGCTAATAGCTCGAAAAGAAGCAAACATGTTAAAGGCGCCAATACTAAATCTAAATTACCCTCTTATTCGTCTTCTATCGGTGGGGCGGTTGATGATGACACAACTCGTTTGCAACAGCGCGCAGCACGTTTTTCTCAAGGATCGAAAAAGTCGGTTATCTCGGTAGCAAGTTCCCCTTTCGTTGTTTcgaagcaacaaaaacaaaaaaaattggtaaatagTTTGGGCGGGCGTATGTATATGGATATTGAATCGACGGGTGGTTTTGAAACAGGTTTAGATTTATTCGATTTACATATAGTAGGTACATGTAGGGACTTGGAAAAGTCATTTCTTCGACTAACCAAGGCACCGTTACCATCGGAAGTGCGGCCCATTGAGGTGTTGGCGCATTCGCTGCAAAATGTGAAACAAAAATGGAGGGACAATCAGGATTATTATTATGCATGTGATCAGCTTAAATCTATACGTCAAGATTTGACA GTACAAGGTATTCGTGATAAGTTCACAGTAGAAGTATATGAAACACATGCACGTATTGCAATGGAAAAAGGTGATCATGAAGAGTTCAATCAATGTCAGACACAATTAAAAATGCTTTATACGGAAGTGGGAGCTAGTGTGAATTCATTGGAATTTACAGCATAtcgtatattgtattatatatttacaaaaaatacctTGG acACAACTACTGTTCTACGCTCAATAAAACAAACCCAGCGCGATAATCCAGCTATTGCTCATGCCCTAGCCTTTCGGTCGGCTTGGGCTCTGGGCAACTACTGCAAATTGTTCCAACTTTACAAGGCCGCGCCTCTGATGGCGGGTCATTTAATTGACTGGTTTATCGATAGAGAACGCAAGTGTGCATTACGGACTATTATTAAAAC TTACCGACCATCTATTGGCACTGACTATGTTTCGAATTTACTTGCTTTTGGaagtaaagaaaaatgcaaagaGTGGTTAGAGACATTCGGCATGCCAATGATTGGCACTGAAAGTGATCATATTGATTGCAAAGTAGCAGCAACAATGAATATCTAA